The Papilio machaon chromosome 25, ilPapMach1.1, whole genome shotgun sequence genome contains a region encoding:
- the LOC106710947 gene encoding protein lingerer isoform X3, with translation MSLGARATKGGARAGKDGKHAQDKGKPTDKPQPKEKVKLQATTEQIRMANMIDCKSEDTTDVRRMVTVLMEMTCRTEEEVCSALHDSDNDMLVACNLLLEESERIQGEWQTNEKKKKKPPAAAGNGEVEPPRDGRERDARSRSGPRPRRGEGMGEGGRGSGRGGGAGRGRGGARGGRGAGRGGRRGGTRTRPSRDTHWNDNNDAGGNIGDTFPATEDWDNEEWSGSLSDTKVFTPSVNVQNLVPELDTASQNATEDWECPPESNGPTDAHVTSYTYHNTAQAHHHQSMLEQQQQQQQQVLSAPKPEPAAAPAPSDPHLTHHHQQPMGMSGSLSAAQSQYLSQLTQQSQRHDNSVYTSNYGVYGSADITSQRKTQRARVPPPSKIPSSAVEMPGGGESSGAMFLDVQFGALEPDTLHDTAPAQPQHQVPAQHQVPSQHQVQQHQNQHQVQSQHQVPSQHQVQSPHQVQSQHTVSSQHQVQSPHQVQSQHQVQSQLQVQSTHQVQSTHQVQSQHQVQTQHQAQHAPQAHSQPPKQVPSVAESQPVVTSHENAVDVPSSNYHSTNTMLSDSLSAVDTTATSQPVTSEPAVTNATSLEKQLSASMKQMSVSGVSGAGAGAGAGGEVAASAAPAPALHAPQHYAHHRPKTVGQQNMYPHHAVSHHPPVYGANVYAPQVNSSNAASLTGASAMTAAAYPSSVTLTQYQPIMNSYQTSSSAGAYGGSALYTASPYTAYQPSPQPKPQPKEQPQYDSSVASSNSLTSTSTTQTSTAKVTTTTVSGGNAVSNASAAGLGAGAGAAVYAGGALYGAAGAPAAYTYDDQLMRGALPHHMGGYYETGYVAREGTFGLGGGERFGRTDAASPQQVPAALPPGYAYIYQAPPTTYQYGVYPTYGGNSSVGGVGGVGGVGGVGVSGGGKVSAYSQQQQPPYDAQDSYKPGGAYSGSSGKAGGGAADLGNVMYNKTHVALNKVNSYEKAAFHSGTPPPFGAGSHLYIPAPPHHHPHHHAPQQHQQESGAGGGRSAASKPASSKPNYSQSYWAPN, from the exons ATGAGTTTGGGAGCGCGCGCCACCAAGGGTGGTGCGAGGGCGGGCAAGGACGGCAAGCACGCACAGGACAAAGGCAAGCCCACAGACAAGCCCCAGCCCAAGGAGAAGGTCAAGTTACAG GCCACCACAGAACAAATTCGCATGGCAAATATGATCGATTGCAAAAGCGAAGATACAACTGATGTTCGCAGAATG GTGACCGTCCTGATGGAGATGACATGTCGCACAGAGGAGGAGGTGTGCTCCGCGCTGCACGACTCCGACAACGACATGCTTGTTGCCTGCAACTTGTTGCTGGAGGAGAGCGAGCGGATACAG GGCGAGTGGCAGACTAAcgagaagaaaaagaagaagccCCCCGCCGCAGCTGGGAACGGAGAAGTGGAGCCTCCTCGAGACGGGCGAGAGCGAGATGCGCGCAGCAGATCTGGACCCAGACCAC GTCGCGGCGAGGGTATGGGCGAGGGTGGTCGCGGGTCAGGTCGCGGCGGGGGTGCAGGTcgcgggcggggcggggcgcgAGGTGGTCGCGGTGCGGGACGCGGAGGTCGCAGAGGTGGTACCCGCACACGCCCCTCACGTGACACGCACTGGAATGACAACAACGATGCCG GTGGCAACATTGGTGATACATTCCCTGCCACAGAAGACTGGGACAATGAGGAGTGGTCTGGCTCACTCTCAGATACCAAG GTGTTCACTCCGAGTGTGAACGTACAGAACTTGGTCCCTGAGCTCGACACCGCCTCGCAGAATGCCACG gAGGACTGGGAGTGTCCGCCTGAGAGTAACGGCCCCACGGATGCGCATGTCACCTCCTATACGTACCACAACACTGCGCAGGCGCACCACCATCAGTCCATGCTAGAG CAAcaacagcagcagcagcagcaggtGCTGAGTGCGCCCAAACCGGAGCCAGCAGCGGCTCCTGCACCCTCAGACCCACATCTCACACATCATCATCAG CAGCCGATGGGTATGTCGGGTAGTCTGAGCGCGGCGCAGTCTCAGTACCTCTCCCAGCTCACGCAGCAGTCGCAGCGACATGATAACA GTGTATACACCAGTAACTACGGTGTGTACGGTTCTGCAGATATAACCAGCCAGCGTAAGACCCAACGTGCCAGGGTACCGCCGCCATCGAAG ATACCTTCATCTGCGGTGGAAATGCCAGGCGGTGGTGAATCGAGCGGCGCAATGTTCCTCGACGTTCAATTCGGAGCCCTGGAGCCGGATACACTGCACGATACTGCGCCAGCGCAGCCCCAGCACCAAGTGCCCGCGCAGCATCAGGTGCCGTCCCAGCACCAAGTCCAGCAGCATCAGAACCAGCACCAAGTGCAGTCACAGCACCAG gtgCCGTCTCAGCATCAAGTTCAGTCGCCGCATCAAGTGCAATCCCAGCATACGGTGTCATCGCAGCACCAAGTGCAGTCGCCGCACCAGGTTCAGTCGCAGCACCAGGTTCAGTCGCAGCTTCAGGTGCAGTCAACGCACCAGGTGCAATCAACTCACCAGGTGCAGTCACAGCACCAAGTACAGACTCAGCACCAGGCGCAACATGCTCCTCAGGCTCATTCCCAGCCACCTAAGCAG GTACCGTCAGTGGCGGAGTCTCAGCCGGTAGTGACGAGCCATGAGAACGCAGTTGATGTTCCCAGCAGTAACTACCACAGCACTAACACAATG CTAAGTGACAGCTTATCGGCGGTAGACACGACGGCGACAAGTCAACCTGTCACGTCAGAGCCCGCAGTAACAAACGCCACAT CACTAGAGAAGCAGCTGTCAGCGTCAATGAAGCAGATGTCAGTGTCGGGAGTGTCAggtgcgggtgcgggtgcgggtgcgggCGGGGAGGTGGCCGCCAGCGCTGCGCCTGCGCCTGCGCTGCATGCCCCCCAGCACTACGCACACCACAGACCAaag ACAGTTGGCCAACAGAATATGTACCCACACCACGCGGTGTCGCACCATCCACCAGTGTACGGAGCCAATGTGTACGCGCCACAG GTGAACTCATCGAATGCTGCGTCACTAACTGGCGCCTCTGCAATGACTGCTGCTGCCTACCCCTCCAGTGTCACGCTGACGCAGTACCAGCCCATCATGAACTCTTATCAG ACGTCATCATCAGCGGGTGCGTACGGAGGTAGCGCGTTGTATACAGCATCGCCTTACACCGCGTACCAACCATCGCCTCAGCCAAAACCACAGCCTAAAGAGCAACCACAG TATGACAGTTCAGTAGCGTCGAGTAACAGTTTAACGAGTACATCAACTACGCAGACGTCGACTGCTAAAGTTACCACCACAACAG TGAGCGGAGGTAACGCGGTGAGCAACGCGAGTGCGGCAGGTTTGGGAGCGGGCGCAGGCGCGGCGGTGTACGCGGGCGGAGCCCTGTACGGCGCGGCTGGAGCACCCGCGGCATACACATACGATGACCAGCTGATGCGTGGTGCACTGCCTCATCATATG GGTGGATATTACGAGACTGGATACGTTGCACGAGAAGGTACCTTCGGTCTTGGTGGTGGTGAGAGGTTCGGAAGAACAGACGCCGCGTCACCGCAACAG GTGCCGGCTGCATTACCACCTGGCTACGCCTACATCTACCAAGCACCTCCCACTACATACCAATATGGAGTCTACCCCACG TACGGGGGCAACTCCAGCGTGGGCGGTGTTGGGGGAGTGGGGGGCGTGGGGGGAGTGGGCGTGTCCGGCGGCGGCAAGGTGTCCGCCTACTCGCAGCAGCAGCAGCCCCCGTATGACGCACAGGACTCATACAAACCAG GTGGAGCATACTCTGGCAGCTCGGGTAAGGCTGGGGGAGGTGCCGCGGACCTCGGCAATGTGATGTACAACAAGACGCATGTCGCTCTCAACAAGGTCAAT AGCTACGAGAAGGCGGCGTTCCACAGCGGCACGCCCCCGCCTTTCGGTGCCGGCAGCCATCTCTACATCCCCGCACCGCCGCACCACCACCCGCACCACCACGCGCCGCAGCAGCACCAG CAGGAGAGCGGCGCCGGGGGCGGACGTAGTGCGGCCTCAAAGCCGGCCTCCAGCAAGCCCAACTACTCGCAGTCCTACTGGGCGCCCAATTAG